TTGTTAAGCCCAAGCCGCCGACGGATTATGTCATTGGACCGCATGCGGCTTTCGAGATGGCGCGGCGCGGGCTCGACGCGGAGATCATCCGCAGGGTTCTTGCGCATCCGGAGCAGGAGGTCGAGGTGCGAAGGACGCGTCATCTTCCAGTCACGGCTTGGCCTGGGGAGGCCGGCGCGGACGTATCTTGTCCGGATCGTGGTTGATGTCGACAGAAGGCCGGCGGAAGTCGTCACCGTCTATCGGACGACCAAGATCGCGAAGTACTGGAGGCGGTAGATGAAGGTGGCCTACGACCCGAGAACCGACACGCTCACTGTGATTTTGCGGGAGGGTGTGGCCGTCGCCGAGAGCGATGAGGACAAGCCGGGGGTCATCCTCGATTACGACGAGGCCGGGAACCTGGTGTCTCTGGAGATCCTTGATGCGTCCCGGCGGGTGACCGACGCCCGCAGGGTCGAGTTTCAGACGATCGACTGATCCCG
This is a stretch of genomic DNA from Candidatus Polarisedimenticolia bacterium. It encodes these proteins:
- a CDS encoding DUF2283 domain-containing protein codes for the protein MKVAYDPRTDTLTVILREGVAVAESDEDKPGVILDYDEAGNLVSLEILDASRRVTDARRVEFQTID